The following proteins are co-located in the Motilibacter rhizosphaerae genome:
- the rpsM gene encoding 30S ribosomal protein S13 codes for MARLVGVDLPRDKRVEVALTYIYGIGRTRAVETLAGTGVDPSVRVRELSEDDLVKLRDWIEGNYRTEGDLRREVAADIRRKVEIGSYQGLRHRRGLPVHGQRTHTNARTRKGPRRAIAGKKKPGKK; via the coding sequence ATGGCACGCCTCGTCGGCGTCGACCTCCCGCGCGACAAGCGCGTCGAGGTCGCCCTGACCTACATCTACGGCATCGGTCGCACCCGCGCCGTCGAGACCCTGGCGGGCACGGGCGTCGACCCGTCCGTCCGCGTCCGCGAGCTCAGCGAGGACGACCTCGTCAAGCTGCGCGACTGGATCGAGGGCAACTACCGCACCGAGGGCGACCTGCGGCGCGAGGTCGCCGCGGACATCCGCCGCAAGGTCGAGATCGGCTCGTACCAGGGTCTGCGGCACCGCCGCGGCCTGCCGGTGCACGGCCAGCGCACGCACACCAACGCCCGCACCCGCAAGGGCCCGCGTCGCGCCATCGCCGGCAAGAAGAAGCCCGGCAAGAAGTAG
- the rpmJ gene encoding 50S ribosomal protein L36, whose translation MKVKPSVKTICDKCKVIRRHGRVMVICSATPRHKQRQG comes from the coding sequence GTGAAGGTCAAGCCCAGCGTCAAGACGATCTGCGACAAGTGCAAGGTGATCCGCCGCCACGGCCGGGTCATGGTCATCTGCTCCGCCACCCCGCGCCACAAGCAGCGCCAGGGCTGA
- the infA gene encoding translation initiation factor IF-1: MPKKEGAIEIEGTVIESLPNAFFRVELANGHKVLAHISGKMRQHYIRILPEDRVVVELSPYDLNRGRIVYRYK, encoded by the coding sequence ATGCCGAAGAAAGAGGGGGCCATCGAGATCGAGGGCACCGTCATCGAGTCGCTCCCGAACGCGTTCTTCCGGGTCGAGCTCGCCAACGGGCACAAGGTCCTCGCGCACATCTCGGGCAAGATGCGGCAGCACTACATCCGGATCCTCCCGGAGGACCGGGTGGTCGTGGAGCTCAGCCCCTACGACCTCAACCGCGGCCGCATCGTCTACCGCTACAAGTAG
- the map gene encoding type I methionyl aminopeptidase yields MPFRRRARFELKTEEQFALMRRAGLIVAEALAAMVGAARPGVTTRELDAVAERLIRSSGAVPSFLGYHGFPATTCLSVGAEVVHGIPGERVLAEGEVLSLDCGAVYEGWHGDSALTVVVGGEPGDEVAGLLRACEDAMWAGIAAARDGAVLGDVSAAVEGGVRAAGAYGIVQGYGGHGIGTSMHMDPLVPNTGPAGRGPELVAGMALAIEPMVTLGSPDVVELDDGWTVVTADGSLAAHFEHTVAITPDGPWVLTAPDGGRGRLGR; encoded by the coding sequence GTGCCGTTCCGCCGCCGCGCCCGCTTCGAGCTGAAGACGGAGGAGCAGTTCGCCCTCATGCGGCGGGCGGGGCTCATCGTGGCCGAGGCCCTCGCGGCGATGGTGGGCGCCGCGCGCCCGGGCGTGACGACCCGCGAGCTCGACGCCGTCGCCGAGCGGCTCATCCGCAGCAGCGGCGCCGTGCCCTCGTTCCTCGGCTACCACGGCTTCCCCGCCACGACGTGCCTGTCGGTGGGGGCGGAGGTCGTGCACGGCATCCCGGGGGAGCGGGTCCTCGCCGAGGGCGAGGTGCTCTCCCTCGACTGCGGTGCGGTCTACGAGGGCTGGCACGGCGACTCCGCCCTGACCGTCGTCGTCGGCGGGGAGCCGGGCGACGAGGTCGCCGGACTGCTGCGGGCCTGCGAGGACGCCATGTGGGCGGGCATCGCGGCGGCGCGCGACGGCGCGGTGCTCGGCGACGTGTCCGCGGCGGTCGAGGGCGGCGTCCGGGCGGCCGGCGCGTACGGCATCGTCCAGGGCTACGGCGGCCACGGCATCGGCACGAGCATGCACATGGACCCGCTCGTGCCCAACACCGGTCCGGCGGGCCGCGGTCCGGAGCTCGTCGCCGGGATGGCGCTGGCGATCGAGCCCATGGTGACGCTGGGCTCGCCCGACGTCGTCGAGCTCGACGACGGGTGGACCGTCGTCACCGCGGACGGCTCGCTCGCCGCGCACTTCGAGCACACGGTGGCGATCACGCCCGACGGGCCGTGGGTGCTGACGGCGCCGGACGGCGGTCGCGGGCGCCTCGGGCGCTAG
- a CDS encoding adenylate kinase, which translates to MRLVLVGPPGAGKGTQAQFVAANYDVPKVSTGDLFRAHVGSGTPLGVEAKRYMDAGELVPDAVTIGMVEDRLAQDDAAKGFLLDGFPRNVAQAEVLGGLLDRIGAALDVVVELVVDEEEIVRRLSGRRTCRQCGHAWHVDFDPPAVEGVCDRCGGELFQRDDDKAETIRRRLEVYAEQTAPVVDWYAARDLLVRIPASGAVDAVTARVITALREFD; encoded by the coding sequence GTGCGTCTCGTTCTCGTGGGCCCGCCCGGCGCGGGTAAAGGCACCCAGGCGCAGTTCGTCGCTGCGAACTACGACGTGCCCAAGGTCTCGACCGGCGACCTGTTCCGCGCCCACGTCGGCAGCGGCACGCCGCTCGGCGTCGAGGCCAAGCGCTACATGGACGCCGGTGAGCTCGTCCCGGACGCGGTGACCATCGGCATGGTCGAGGACCGCCTCGCCCAGGACGACGCGGCCAAGGGCTTCCTGCTCGACGGGTTCCCCCGCAACGTGGCGCAGGCCGAGGTCCTCGGCGGCCTGCTCGACCGGATCGGCGCGGCCCTCGACGTCGTCGTCGAGCTCGTCGTCGACGAGGAGGAGATCGTGCGGCGGCTCTCCGGCCGGCGCACCTGCCGGCAGTGCGGGCACGCCTGGCACGTCGACTTCGACCCGCCCGCGGTCGAGGGCGTGTGCGACCGCTGCGGTGGCGAGCTCTTCCAGCGCGACGACGACAAGGCCGAGACGATCCGTCGCCGGCTGGAGGTCTACGCCGAGCAGACCGCCCCGGTCGTCGACTGGTACGCCGCCCGCGACCTGCTCGTGCGCATCCCGGCCAGCGGCGCGGTCGACGCGGTGACCGCGCGCGTCATCACGGCGCTGCGCGAGTTCGACTAG
- the secY gene encoding preprotein translocase subunit SecY, with amino-acid sequence MLTAFARAFRTPDLRRKLLFSLGIVALFRFGSLLPTPGVSYEAVRQCTDLSKSNDSSGVYGMVNLFSGGALLQLSVFALGIMPYITSSIIIQLLTVVIPRFEALKKEGQAGTTRLTQYTRYLTVALAVLQSTALLALARTPGRIFNGCTADLVPDESLLRIATMICVMTAGTAVIMWLGELITDRGIGNGMSLLIFTSVCAGFPSGIWSIKQAKGWGAFIGVILVGCVVVAAVVLFEQAQRRVPVQYAKRMVGRRMYGGTSTYIPIKVNQAGVIPVIFASSLLYLPQLVSQFGGNQSTGWRGWISTYISRGDHPLYVLLFVALIIFFTFFYVAITFNPKEIADNMKRYGGFIPGIRAGRPTEEYLDYVLSRITLPGSLYLSVVAVIPIIALGLFHATNNFPFGGTSVLIMVGVGLETLKQVESQLQQRHYEGFLR; translated from the coding sequence GTGCTCACCGCGTTTGCCCGGGCGTTCCGGACGCCCGACCTGCGCCGCAAGCTCCTGTTCAGCCTGGGGATCGTCGCGCTGTTCCGCTTCGGCTCGCTGCTCCCCACGCCGGGCGTGAGCTACGAGGCGGTCCGGCAGTGCACGGACCTCAGCAAGAGCAACGACAGCAGCGGCGTCTACGGGATGGTGAACCTCTTCAGCGGCGGCGCCCTGCTGCAGCTGTCGGTGTTCGCGCTCGGGATCATGCCCTACATCACGTCGAGCATCATCATCCAGCTGCTGACCGTGGTGATCCCGCGCTTCGAGGCCCTCAAGAAGGAGGGCCAGGCCGGCACGACGCGCCTCACGCAGTACACCCGCTACCTCACGGTCGCGCTCGCCGTGCTGCAGTCGACGGCGCTGCTCGCCCTCGCGCGCACCCCCGGCCGGATCTTCAACGGCTGCACCGCCGACCTCGTCCCCGACGAGTCGCTGCTGCGCATCGCCACGATGATCTGCGTGATGACCGCGGGCACCGCCGTCATCATGTGGCTCGGCGAGCTCATCACCGACCGCGGCATCGGCAACGGCATGAGCCTGCTCATCTTCACCTCGGTCTGCGCCGGCTTCCCCTCGGGGATCTGGAGCATCAAGCAGGCCAAGGGCTGGGGCGCGTTCATCGGCGTGATCCTCGTCGGGTGCGTCGTGGTCGCCGCCGTCGTGCTCTTCGAGCAGGCGCAGCGCCGCGTGCCCGTGCAGTACGCCAAGCGCATGGTCGGCCGCCGGATGTACGGCGGGACCTCGACCTACATCCCCATCAAGGTCAACCAGGCGGGCGTCATCCCCGTCATCTTCGCGAGCTCGCTGCTCTACCTCCCGCAGCTCGTCTCGCAGTTCGGCGGCAACCAGTCCACCGGCTGGCGCGGCTGGATCTCGACGTACATCTCCCGGGGCGACCACCCGCTCTACGTCCTGCTGTTCGTCGCCCTCATCATCTTCTTCACGTTCTTCTACGTCGCCATCACCTTCAACCCGAAGGAGATCGCCGACAACATGAAGCGCTACGGCGGGTTCATCCCGGGCATCCGGGCGGGCCGGCCGACGGAGGAGTACCTCGACTACGTCCTGTCCCGCATCACGCTGCCGGGCTCGCTCTACCTCTCGGTCGTCGCCGTGATCCCGATCATCGCGCTCGGGCTCTTCCACGCCACGAACAACTTCCCCTTCGGCGGCACCAGCGTGCTGATCATGGTGGGTGTGGGCCTGGAGACGCTCAAGCAGGTGGAGAGCCAGCTCCAGCAGCGCCACTACGAGGGGTTCCTCCGCTAG
- the rplO gene encoding 50S ribosomal protein L15 yields the protein MAKGNLGDTPLKVHHLRPAPGSKTAKDRVGRGEGSKGKTAGRGTKGTKARYQVPARFEGGQMPLHMRLPKLKGFRNPFRVEFEVVNLEKLQALFPDGGTVTVEALIERGGVKKGRPVKVLGEGEVTVALDVTVDRFSASAKEKIAAAGGTTTEL from the coding sequence ATGGCGAAGGGCAACCTGGGGGACACCCCCCTGAAGGTCCACCACCTGCGCCCGGCTCCGGGGTCGAAGACGGCCAAGGACCGCGTGGGCCGTGGTGAGGGCTCCAAGGGCAAGACCGCCGGTCGCGGCACCAAGGGCACCAAGGCCCGCTACCAGGTGCCGGCCCGGTTCGAGGGCGGGCAGATGCCGCTGCACATGCGGCTGCCCAAGCTCAAGGGCTTCCGCAACCCGTTCCGCGTCGAGTTCGAGGTCGTCAACCTCGAGAAGCTGCAGGCGCTCTTCCCGGACGGCGGCACGGTGACGGTCGAGGCGCTCATCGAGCGCGGCGGCGTCAAGAAGGGCCGGCCGGTCAAGGTGCTCGGCGAGGGCGAGGTCACCGTCGCGCTCGACGTGACGGTCGACAGGTTCTCGGCCTCCGCCAAGGAGAAGATCGCCGCGGCCGGCGGGACCACGACCGAGCTCTGA
- the rpmD gene encoding 50S ribosomal protein L30 — protein sequence MARLKVTQTKSKIGGNQSQRDTLRTLGLKRLGDVVVKEDRPEIRGMVRAVAHLVTVEEVE from the coding sequence GTGGCCCGCCTCAAGGTGACCCAGACGAAGTCGAAGATCGGCGGCAACCAGTCGCAGCGCGACACGCTGCGCACCCTCGGCCTCAAGCGCCTCGGGGACGTCGTCGTCAAGGAGGACCGCCCGGAGATCCGCGGCATGGTCCGCGCGGTGGCGCACCTCGTCACCGTCGAGGAGGTGGAGTAG
- the rpsE gene encoding 30S ribosomal protein S5: MPGPQRRGTGAGGGTGAGGGDRRERRGRDDRRQDPAGDKTAYVERVVAINRVAKVVKGGRRFSFTALVVVGDGDGTVGVGYGKAKEVPAAIAKGVEEAKKHFFKVPRIQGTIPHPIQGEAAAGVVLLKPASAGTGVIAGGPVRAVLECAGIHDVLSKSLGSSNAINIVHATVAALKGLERPEAVAARRGLPLEDVAPAALLRARAGVA; this comes from the coding sequence ATGCCTGGACCCCAGCGCCGTGGCACGGGTGCCGGCGGCGGCACCGGCGCCGGTGGCGGCGACCGTCGTGAGCGCCGCGGGCGCGACGACCGTCGCCAGGACCCCGCCGGCGACAAGACCGCGTACGTCGAGCGCGTCGTGGCGATCAACCGCGTCGCCAAGGTCGTCAAGGGCGGCCGCCGCTTCAGCTTCACCGCCCTCGTGGTCGTGGGCGACGGCGACGGCACCGTCGGCGTCGGCTACGGCAAGGCCAAGGAGGTGCCCGCGGCGATCGCCAAGGGCGTCGAGGAGGCCAAGAAGCACTTCTTCAAGGTGCCCCGCATCCAGGGGACGATCCCGCACCCGATCCAGGGCGAGGCCGCTGCCGGCGTCGTGCTGTTGAAGCCGGCCAGCGCCGGTACCGGCGTCATCGCCGGTGGTCCGGTGCGCGCCGTCCTCGAGTGCGCCGGGATCCACGACGTGCTCTCGAAGTCGCTCGGCTCCTCGAACGCCATCAACATCGTCCACGCGACGGTGGCGGCGCTCAAGGGCCTCGAGCGGCCCGAGGCCGTCGCGGCCCGCCGCGGCCTGCCCCTCGAGGACGTCGCCCCGGCGGCGCTGCTGCGCGCCCGGGCGGGGGTGGCCTGA
- the rplR gene encoding 50S ribosomal protein L18, with protein sequence MALGIKRKRVEAKGIKRARRHLRVRKRVTGTPVRPRLVVSRSSRHMVAQVVDDTAGRTLASASTLEADLRALDGDKTAKAKRVGELLAQRAQAAGVTAVVFDRGGNKYHGRVAAVADAAREAGLSF encoded by the coding sequence ATGGCACTCGGGATCAAGCGCAAGCGCGTCGAGGCCAAGGGCATCAAGCGCGCCCGTCGGCACCTGCGCGTCCGCAAGCGCGTCACCGGCACGCCGGTCCGCCCCCGCCTCGTGGTCAGCCGCTCGTCGCGGCACATGGTCGCGCAGGTCGTGGACGACACCGCCGGCCGCACGCTGGCCTCCGCATCGACCCTCGAGGCGGACCTGCGCGCGCTGGACGGCGACAAGACGGCGAAGGCCAAGCGCGTCGGGGAGCTGCTCGCGCAGCGCGCCCAGGCGGCCGGCGTCACCGCGGTCGTGTTCGACCGCGGCGGCAACAAGTACCACGGCCGCGTCGCGGCCGTGGCGGACGCGGCCCGCGAGGCCGGGCTGTCGTTCTGA
- the rplF gene encoding 50S ribosomal protein L6, which translates to MSRIGRLPVQVPSGVDVTVDDRTVTVKGPKGSLTHVLAEPISIERTEEGTLQLARPDDTRESKSLHGLSRTLVANMVQGVTAGYSKTLEIVGVGYRVQARGSALEFALGFSHPVVIEPPDGITFTVEAPTRFVVSGIDKQKVGEVSANIRKLRKPDPYKGKGVRYQGEVIRRKVGKAGK; encoded by the coding sequence ATGTCGCGCATCGGCCGCCTGCCCGTGCAGGTCCCGAGCGGGGTCGACGTCACCGTCGACGACCGCACTGTCACGGTGAAGGGTCCCAAGGGATCGCTCACCCACGTGCTCGCCGAGCCCATCTCGATCGAGCGCACCGAGGAGGGCACGCTGCAGCTGGCGCGCCCCGACGACACCCGCGAGAGCAAGTCGCTCCACGGCCTGTCGCGCACCCTGGTGGCCAACATGGTCCAGGGCGTGACCGCGGGCTACTCGAAGACGCTGGAGATCGTCGGCGTCGGCTACCGCGTCCAGGCGCGCGGCTCGGCGCTCGAGTTCGCGCTCGGCTTCAGCCACCCGGTGGTCATCGAGCCCCCGGACGGCATCACCTTCACCGTCGAGGCCCCGACCCGCTTCGTGGTCAGCGGCATCGACAAGCAGAAGGTCGGCGAGGTCTCCGCCAACATCCGCAAGCTGCGCAAGCCCGACCCGTACAAGGGCAAGGGCGTGCGTTACCAGGGCGAGGTCATCCGCCGCAAGGTCGGAAAGGCTGGTAAGTAG
- the rpsH gene encoding 30S ribosomal protein S8: protein MTMTDPIADMLTRLRNANSAYHDEVRMPHSKLKAGIAAILQQEGYIAGFQVQEAPVGQELVVELKYGPNRERSIAGLRRVSKPGLRVYAKSTGLPRVLGGLGIAIISTSSGLLTDRQASKRGVGGEVLAYVW, encoded by the coding sequence ATGACCATGACCGACCCGATCGCAGACATGCTCACGCGTCTGCGCAACGCCAACTCGGCGTACCACGACGAGGTGCGCATGCCGCACTCGAAGCTCAAGGCCGGCATCGCCGCGATCCTCCAGCAGGAGGGCTACATCGCCGGCTTCCAGGTCCAGGAGGCCCCGGTGGGCCAGGAGCTGGTGGTCGAGCTGAAGTACGGCCCCAACCGCGAGCGCTCCATCGCCGGCCTGCGCCGCGTGAGCAAGCCCGGCCTCCGCGTCTACGCGAAGTCGACCGGCCTGCCCCGCGTGCTCGGTGGTCTCGGCATCGCCATCATCTCGACGTCGTCTGGCCTGCTGACCGACCGGCAGGCCTCCAAGCGTGGCGTGGGCGGGGAAGTCCTCGCCTACGTCTGGTAA
- a CDS encoding type Z 30S ribosomal protein S14 encodes MAKKSLIHKALKKPKFEVRGYTRCQRCGRPHSVYRKFGLCRVCLREMAHRGELPGVTKSSW; translated from the coding sequence GTGGCGAAGAAGTCCCTGATCCACAAGGCGCTGAAGAAGCCGAAGTTCGAGGTGCGCGGCTACACCCGCTGCCAGCGCTGCGGGCGCCCGCACTCGGTCTACCGCAAGTTCGGCCTCTGCCGGGTCTGCCTGCGCGAGATGGCGCACCGCGGCGAGCTGCCCGGCGTGACCAAGAGCAGCTGGTAG
- the rplE gene encoding 50S ribosomal protein L5: MTATVEGRTLPRLKQRYREEIAATLREEFSYGNPMQVPTVVKVVVNMGVGEAARDSKLIEGATRDLAAITGQKPAVTRARKSIAQFKLREGQPIGAHVTLRGDRMWEFLDRLLSTALPRIRDFRGLSPKQFDGSGNYTFGLTEQSMFHEIDQDRIDRVRGMDITVVTTAKTDDEGRALLRALGFPFKES, from the coding sequence ATGACCGCGACCGTCGAGGGGCGCACGCTCCCCAGGCTCAAGCAGCGCTACCGCGAGGAGATCGCGGCGACCCTGCGCGAGGAGTTCTCGTACGGCAACCCCATGCAGGTGCCGACCGTGGTCAAGGTCGTCGTCAACATGGGCGTCGGCGAGGCCGCGCGCGACTCCAAGCTCATCGAGGGCGCGACCCGCGACCTCGCGGCCATCACCGGCCAGAAGCCCGCGGTGACCCGGGCCCGCAAGTCCATCGCGCAGTTCAAGCTGCGTGAGGGCCAGCCGATCGGCGCGCACGTCACGCTGCGCGGCGACCGCATGTGGGAGTTCCTGGACCGCCTGCTCTCGACCGCGCTGCCGCGCATCCGCGACTTCCGCGGGCTGTCGCCCAAGCAGTTCGACGGCTCGGGCAACTACACCTTCGGGCTCACCGAGCAGTCGATGTTCCACGAGATCGACCAGGACCGCATCGACCGGGTCCGCGGCATGGACATCACGGTGGTCACCACCGCCAAGACCGACGACGAGGGCCGCGCGCTGCTCCGCGCCCTCGGCTTCCCGTTCAAGGAGTCCTGA
- the rplX gene encoding 50S ribosomal protein L24, which translates to MAKIRIKKGDRVLVIAGKDKGATGRVLEVLRERDRVVVEGVNRIKRHTRVGQTARGAKTGGIVTTEAAIHISNVMLSVEKDGKRVGTRVGVREEKVERDGRVKTTRIRVAKRTGEDI; encoded by the coding sequence ATGGCGAAGATCCGCATCAAGAAGGGCGACCGCGTCCTCGTGATCGCCGGCAAGGACAAGGGCGCCACGGGCCGCGTGCTCGAGGTGCTCCGCGAGCGCGACCGCGTCGTCGTCGAGGGCGTGAACCGGATCAAGCGGCACACGCGCGTCGGCCAGACCGCGCGCGGCGCCAAGACCGGTGGCATCGTCACGACCGAGGCGGCCATCCACATCAGCAACGTGATGCTGTCGGTTGAGAAGGACGGCAAGCGCGTCGGCACCCGTGTCGGCGTCCGCGAGGAGAAGGTCGAGCGCGACGGGCGCGTCAAGACGACGCGCATCCGGGTCGCGAAGCGCACCGGTGAGGACATCTGA
- the rplN gene encoding 50S ribosomal protein L14 produces MIQQESRLRVADNTGAKELLCIRVLGGSGRRYAGIGDVIVATVKDAIPGGTVKKGDVVKAVVVRTVKERRRADGSYIRFDENAAVIIKDGGDPRGTRIFGPVGRELREKRFMRIISLAPEVL; encoded by the coding sequence ATGATCCAGCAGGAGTCGCGGCTGCGCGTCGCCGACAACACCGGGGCGAAGGAGCTGCTCTGCATCCGCGTCCTCGGCGGGTCGGGGCGGCGCTACGCCGGCATCGGTGACGTCATCGTCGCCACGGTCAAGGACGCCATCCCGGGCGGCACCGTCAAGAAGGGCGACGTGGTCAAGGCCGTCGTCGTCCGGACGGTGAAGGAGCGCCGCCGCGCGGACGGCTCCTACATCCGCTTCGACGAGAACGCGGCAGTGATCATCAAGGACGGCGGGGACCCGCGCGGGACCCGCATCTTCGGCCCGGTGGGCCGCGAGCTGCGCGAGAAGCGCTTCATGCGCATCATCTCCCTCGCGCCGGAGGTGCTCTAG
- the rpsQ gene encoding 30S ribosomal protein S17: MSDTTSTSAAEQARGYRKTREGLVVSDKMDKTVVVAVEDRFKHALYGKVVRRTSRLKAHDERNEAGVGDRVLIMETRPLSASKRWRIVEILEKAK, translated from the coding sequence GTGAGCGACACGACCAGCACCAGCGCGGCCGAGCAGGCCCGCGGCTACCGCAAGACCCGCGAGGGCCTCGTCGTCAGCGACAAGATGGACAAGACCGTCGTCGTCGCCGTCGAGGACCGCTTCAAGCACGCGCTCTACGGCAAGGTCGTGCGCCGCACGAGCCGGCTGAAGGCGCACGACGAGCGCAACGAGGCCGGTGTCGGCGACCGCGTCCTCATCATGGAGACGCGGCCGCTGTCCGCGAGCAAGCGGTGGCGCATCGTCGAGATCCTCGAGAAGGCGAAGTAA
- the rpmC gene encoding 50S ribosomal protein L29: MALGTKATDLRGLQDEELLAKLREAKEELFNLRFQAATGQLEDHGRLKSVRRDIARIYTILRERELGITTVESTEGAA; encoded by the coding sequence ATGGCGCTCGGGACCAAGGCGACCGACCTGCGCGGCCTGCAGGACGAGGAGCTGCTCGCGAAGCTGCGCGAGGCCAAGGAGGAGCTGTTCAACCTCCGCTTCCAGGCAGCGACCGGGCAGCTCGAGGACCACGGGCGGCTCAAGTCGGTGCGGCGCGACATCGCCCGCATCTACACGATCCTGCGCGAGCGCGAGCTCGGCATCACCACCGTCGAGAGCACGGAGGGCGCGGCGTGA
- the rplP gene encoding 50S ribosomal protein L16, translated as MLIPRRVKHRKQHHPGRSGAATGGTRVTFGEYGIQALEHAYITNRQIESARIAINRHIRRGGKVWINIYPDRPITKKPAETRMGSGKGSPEWWVANVKPGRVMFELSFPNEKTAREALLRASHKLPVKCRIVKREEGVG; from the coding sequence GTGCTCATCCCACGTCGGGTCAAGCACCGCAAGCAGCACCACCCGGGTCGTTCGGGTGCCGCCACCGGCGGCACGCGCGTGACGTTCGGCGAGTACGGCATCCAGGCCCTGGAGCACGCGTACATCACCAACCGGCAGATCGAGTCGGCACGTATCGCGATCAACCGGCACATCCGCCGTGGCGGCAAGGTCTGGATCAACATCTACCCGGACCGTCCCATCACGAAGAAGCCGGCCGAGACCCGCATGGGCTCCGGCAAGGGCTCGCCCGAGTGGTGGGTCGCGAACGTCAAGCCCGGTCGCGTCATGTTCGAGCTCTCGTTCCCCAACGAGAAGACCGCGCGCGAGGCACTGCTGCGCGCGTCGCACAAGCTCCCCGTGAAGTGCCGCATCGTCAAGCGTGAAGAGGGTGTCGGCTGA
- the rpsC gene encoding 30S ribosomal protein S3: MGQKVNPHGFRLGITTDFKSRWYADKLYKDYVKEDVAIRRLMSRGMERAGISKVEIERTRDRVRVDIHTARPGIVIGRRGAEADRIRGELEKLTGKQVQLNILEVKNPEVDAQLVAQGVAEQLSSRVSFRRAMRKSMQSATKAGAKGIRVQCSGRLGGAEMSRSEFYREGRVPLHTLRANIDYGFYEARTTFGRIGVKVWIYKGDVTSLSAERQAAAAAARAGSRDRAGARPPRGGAAAGRGPRRDAVDAPVETPATDGATPVASADAAVHEAGNHQPQTTASAVEVLVDDVQGAAPQQTPTDGQEG, from the coding sequence GTGGGTCAGAAGGTCAACCCGCACGGGTTCCGGCTCGGCATCACCACCGACTTCAAGAGCCGCTGGTACGCCGACAAGCTCTACAAGGACTACGTCAAGGAGGACGTGGCCATCCGCCGGCTGATGTCGCGCGGCATGGAGCGGGCCGGCATCTCCAAGGTGGAGATCGAGCGCACCCGCGACCGCGTCCGCGTCGACATCCACACCGCCCGGCCGGGCATCGTCATCGGCCGCCGCGGCGCCGAGGCCGACCGCATCCGCGGCGAGCTCGAGAAGCTCACCGGCAAGCAGGTGCAGCTCAACATCCTCGAGGTCAAGAACCCCGAGGTCGACGCCCAGCTCGTGGCGCAGGGCGTGGCGGAGCAGCTCTCCAGCCGCGTCTCCTTCCGCCGCGCGATGCGCAAGTCGATGCAGAGCGCCACCAAGGCGGGCGCCAAGGGCATCCGCGTGCAGTGCTCGGGCCGCCTCGGCGGTGCGGAGATGTCGCGCTCGGAGTTCTACCGCGAGGGTCGCGTCCCGCTGCACACGCTGCGCGCGAACATCGACTACGGCTTCTACGAGGCCCGGACGACGTTCGGCCGCATCGGCGTGAAGGTGTGGATCTACAAGGGCGACGTCACGAGCCTGTCGGCCGAGCGCCAGGCGGCTGCGGCCGCTGCCCGCGCCGGTTCCCGCGACCGCGCCGGTGCGCGCCCGCCGCGCGGCGGCGCCGCTGCCGGCCGCGGCCCGCGCCGCGACGCCGTCGACGCCCCGGTCGAGACCCCGGCGACCGACGGCGCGACCCCGGTCGCGTCCGCCGACGCCGCGGTGCACGAGGCCGGCAACCACCAGCCCCAGACCACCGCGTCGGCGGTCGAGGTCCTGGTCGACGACGTGCAGGGCGCTGCTCCCCAGCAGACCCCGACTGACGGACAGGAGGGCTGA
- the rplV gene encoding 50S ribosomal protein L22 — MAENKTRHLADNEALATARYVRVSPTKVRRVVDLIRGLEASAAVDLLKFTPQAASEPVGKVVASAIANAEHNKQLDPSTLRVSAAYVDEGPTLKRFRPRAQGRAYRIRKRTSHITVVVESVPQQQAGRAKGGAR, encoded by the coding sequence GTGGCTGAGAACAAGACCCGGCACCTCGCCGACAACGAGGCGCTGGCGACGGCGCGCTACGTGCGCGTGTCGCCGACGAAGGTCCGCCGCGTCGTGGACCTGATCCGCGGCCTCGAGGCCTCCGCGGCCGTCGACCTGCTCAAGTTCACGCCCCAGGCGGCGAGCGAGCCGGTCGGCAAGGTCGTGGCGAGCGCCATCGCCAACGCCGAGCACAACAAGCAGCTGGACCCCTCGACCCTGCGCGTCAGCGCGGCGTACGTCGACGAGGGCCCGACGCTCAAGCGGTTCCGTCCGCGCGCCCAGGGGCGTGCGTACCGCATCCGCAAGCGCACCAGCCACATCACCGTCGTCGTCGAGTCGGTCCCGCAGCAGCAGGCCGGCCGTGCGAAGGGAGGGGCCCGCTAG